From the Euphorbia lathyris chromosome 6, ddEupLath1.1, whole genome shotgun sequence genome, one window contains:
- the LOC136231828 gene encoding LRR receptor-like serine/threonine-protein kinase FEI 1, translated as MAICLRRCQLPWLVCILLLYVLISNSGAINSDGEALLNFKNAIVSSDGILPLWRPEDPDPCSWRGVTCDKKTKRVIFLSLKNHKLSGPISPEIGKLQHLRILALYNNNFYGTIPSELGNCTELQGIYLQGNYLSGLIPSELGNLSELQYLDISSNSLSGSIPPSLGKLNKLITFNVSNNFLVGQIPSDGVLFNFTGSSFFGNRGLCGDQINVNCKDSGPSPNSQSPQSGGKKKYSGRLLISASATVGALLLVALMCFWGCFLYKKFGKNESDSIAMDVSGGASIVMFHGDLPYSSRDIIKKLENLNEEHIIGCGGFGTVYKLAMDDGSVFALKRILKLNEGFDRYFERELEILGSIKHRYLVNLRGYCNSPTSKLLIYDFLPGGSLDEALHERAEQLDWDARLNIILGAAKGLAYLHHDCSPRIIHRDIKSSNILLDGNLEARVSDFGLAKLLEDKESHITTIVAGTFGYLAPEYMQSGRATEKTDVYSFGVLMLEVLSGKRPTDASFIEKGLNIVGWLNFLVTEDRQREIVDTNCEGVQTESLDALLSVATQCVSSAPEERPTMHRVVQLLESEVMTPCPSYFDDSNSE; from the exons ATGGCTATCTGTCTGAGGAGATGTCAACTGCCTTGGCTTGTTTGCATTCTACTGCTTTATGTCCTTATAAGCAATAGTGGAGCTATCAATTCTGATG GCGAGGCACTTCTAAACTTCAAGAATGCAATTGTTAGTTCAGATGGTATCCTTCCTCTATGGAGGCCTGAGGATCCTGACCCATGTAGTTGGAGGGGTGTGACATGTGATAAAAAAACCAAGAGAGTAATATTTTT GAGTTTGAAGAATCACAAACTGAGTGGTCCTATATCACCTGAAATTGGGAAGCTACAGCACCTGAGGATTTT AGCTCTATACAATAACAATTTTTATGGAACAATTCCTTCAGAATTAGGCAATTGCACAGAGCTGCAGGGAAT CTACTTGCAGGGAAACTACTTAAGTGGACTAATTCCAAGTGAATTGGGGAACCTATCCGAGCTTCAATATTT GGATATTTCGAGCAATTCTCTCAGTGGCTCTATCCCACCATCATTGGGGAAGCTAAATAAACTCATCACTTT CAACGTGTCGAACAATTTTCTTGTTGGACAAATACCATCTGATGGCGTGCTTTTCAACTTTACTGGCAGCTC TTTCTTTGGCAATCGTGGTTTGTGTGGGGACCAAATCAATGTGAACTGCAAAGATAGTGGACCTTCACCTAACTCGCAATCTCCTCAATCAG GTGGGAAGAAGAAATACTCAGGACGGTTGCTTATCAGTGCTTCAGCAACAGTTGGTGCGCTTCTTCTTGTTGCACTGATGTGTTTCTGGGGTTGCTTTCTTTATAAGAAGTTCGGTAAAAATGAAAGTGACAGCATAGCTATGGATGTCAGTGGAG GTGCTTCAATTGTAATGTTCCATGGGGATTTGCCATACTCCTCTAGAGACATAATCAAGAAATTAGAGAACTTAAATGAGGAACACATTATAGGTTGCGGAGGATTTGGAACTGTATACAAGCTTGCAATGGATGATGGCAGTGTGTTTGCTTTGAAAAGAATCTTGAAGTTGAATGAGGGCTTTGATCGTTACTTCGAGAGGGAGCTTGAGATTCTAGGAAGCATAAAGCACCGCTATTTGGTGAACTTGCGAGGCTATTGCAATTCTCCTACATCAAAATTGTTAATATATGATTTCCTTCCTGGTGGTAGTCTAGATGAAGCTCTCCATG AAAGAGCTGAACAGCTGGACTGGGATGCACGTTTGAATATCATTTTGGGAGCTGCAAAAGGACTTGCCTACTTGCATCATGATTGTTCACCAAGAATCATACATCGTGACATAAAGTCAAGCAACATTTTGCTTGATGGAAATTTGGAGGCTCGTGTATCTGACTTTGGACTAGCCAAACTCTTGGAGGACAAAGAGTCGCACATTACAACCATTGTTGCAGGAACATTTGGGTATCTAGCTCCTG AGTATATGCAGAGTGGCAGAGCAACTGAAAAGACTGATGTTTATAGTTTTGGAGTCCTGATGCTTGAAGTATTAAGTGGAAAGCGACCCACAGATGCATCCTTCATTGAGAAGGGCCTGAATATTGTTGGTTGG TTGAACTTTTTGGTGACGGAGGATAGGCAACGTGAAATTGTTGATACGAACTGTGAGGGAGTGCAGACAGAAAGTCTTGACGCCCTTCTTTCAGTTGCCACACAATGCGTCTCTTCAGCCCCAGAGGAACGACCCACCATGCACAGGGTGGTTCAGTTACTGGAGTCTGAAGTGATGACCCCGTGCCCTAGCTACTTTGATGATTCAAACTCGGAATGA